One window from the genome of Amycolatopsis sp. NBC_01480 encodes:
- a CDS encoding thiazole synthase encodes MTDGDQLVIGAHKLSSRLIIGTGGAANLAVLERALVASGTELTTVAMRKADTGGGSGVLALLRRLGIGLLPNTAGCRTAAEAVLTARLAREALETDLIKLEVHADDRTLLPDPVETLDAAEQLAADGFTVLVYTNDDPVLALRLEEAGCAAVMPLGAPIGTALGIRNPHNIELIVSRASVPVVLDAGIGTASDAALAMELGCDAVLLSTAVTRASDPERMASAMRSAVVAGRLAHGAGRVPQRFWAHASSPPR; translated from the coding sequence ATGACGGACGGGGACCAGCTGGTCATCGGCGCGCACAAGCTGTCTTCGCGGCTGATCATCGGCACCGGGGGCGCGGCGAACCTCGCCGTGCTGGAGCGGGCGCTGGTCGCGTCCGGCACGGAGCTGACGACGGTCGCGATGCGCAAGGCGGACACCGGCGGCGGCTCCGGGGTGCTCGCGTTGCTGCGGCGCCTGGGCATCGGGCTGCTGCCGAACACCGCGGGCTGCCGGACGGCCGCCGAAGCCGTGCTGACCGCGCGGCTGGCGCGCGAGGCGCTGGAGACGGACCTGATCAAGCTGGAGGTCCACGCCGACGACCGCACCCTGCTGCCCGACCCGGTCGAGACGCTGGACGCCGCCGAGCAGCTCGCCGCCGACGGGTTCACCGTGCTCGTCTACACGAACGACGACCCGGTGCTCGCGCTGCGCCTGGAGGAGGCCGGCTGCGCGGCCGTGATGCCGCTGGGCGCGCCGATCGGCACCGCGCTGGGCATCCGGAACCCGCACAACATCGAGCTGATCGTCTCGCGCGCCTCGGTCCCCGTGGTGCTGGACGCGGGCATCGGCACCGCCTCCGACGCCGCCTTGGCCATGGAGCTGGGCTGCGACGCCGTGTTGTTGTCGACGGCGGTCACTCGCGCGTCCGACCCGGAGCGCATGGCGTCGGCGATGCGCTCCGCCGTGGTCGCCGGCCGGCTGGCCCACGGTGCCGGGCGGGTGCCGCAGCGGTTCTGGGCCCACGCGTCCAGCCCGCCCCGGTGA
- the thiD gene encoding bifunctional hydroxymethylpyrimidine kinase/phosphomethylpyrimidine kinase: MTENPAPPSALTIAGSDSGGAAGLQADLRTFLTCGVHGLVAVTAVTVQNTLGVHDRTDIPPHIVAGQIEAVATDMGVGAAKTGMLASAEIIHAVAAACDRAEIGRDAKVPFVVDPVAASMHGQPLFDDAGLAAVRDELLPRATVLTPNLDEVRLLTGLTVTDREGMHAAAVVLHRLGPKYVLVKSGHLRSDPECVDLLFDGSTFVELPGRRYETPHTHGAGDTMASALTAGLAKGMSVVEAARYGKWFVSQAVEHAYPMGAKIGPVSAFWRLAPEER, from the coding sequence ATGACTGAAAACCCGGCCCCGCCCTCCGCGCTGACCATCGCCGGCTCCGACTCGGGCGGCGCCGCCGGGCTCCAGGCGGACCTGCGCACGTTCCTCACCTGCGGGGTGCACGGGCTGGTCGCCGTGACCGCCGTGACGGTGCAGAACACGCTCGGCGTGCACGATCGCACCGACATCCCGCCGCACATCGTGGCCGGGCAGATCGAGGCCGTCGCGACGGACATGGGTGTGGGCGCGGCGAAAACGGGCATGCTGGCGTCGGCCGAGATCATCCACGCCGTGGCCGCCGCGTGCGACCGCGCGGAGATCGGGCGCGACGCGAAAGTCCCCTTCGTGGTCGACCCGGTGGCCGCGTCGATGCACGGCCAGCCGCTGTTCGACGACGCGGGGCTGGCGGCGGTGCGCGACGAGCTGCTGCCGCGCGCCACCGTGCTGACCCCGAACCTCGACGAGGTGCGGCTGCTCACCGGCCTGACCGTCACCGACCGCGAGGGCATGCACGCCGCCGCCGTGGTGCTGCACCGGCTGGGCCCGAAGTACGTCCTGGTCAAGAGCGGCCACCTGCGGTCCGACCCGGAGTGCGTCGACCTGCTCTTCGACGGCTCGACGTTCGTGGAGCTGCCCGGCCGCCGCTACGAGACGCCCCACACCCACGGCGCGGGCGACACGATGGCGTCCGCGCTGACGGCCGGCCTCGCCAAGGGCATGTCCGTGGTGGAGGCGGCCCGGTACGGCAAGTGGTTCGTCTCGCAGGCGGTCGAGCACGCGTACCCGATGGGCGCGAAAATCGGGCCGGTGTCGGCTTTCTGGCGGCTGGCCCCGGAAGAGCGTTAG
- the thiE gene encoding thiamine phosphate synthase has protein sequence MPALTGDRIRARLADARLYLCTDARTARGDLAEFVDAALAGGVDIVQLRDKTGGAPLEAKQEIAALEVLAEACARHGALLAVNDRADVALAVGADVFHLGQDDIPVPLARRILGEDVVIGRSTHSAEQAQAAEAEDGVDYFCTGPCWPTPTKPGRFAPGLDLVRATAAAGPARPWFAIGGIDLERLPEVLDAGASRIVVVRAITEAEDPKAAARTLKSRLG, from the coding sequence ATGCCCGCCTTGACCGGAGACCGGATCCGCGCGCGTCTGGCCGACGCCCGGCTGTACCTGTGCACCGACGCCCGCACTGCCCGCGGCGACCTGGCCGAGTTCGTCGACGCCGCGCTGGCCGGCGGCGTCGACATCGTCCAGCTGCGCGACAAGACCGGCGGCGCGCCGCTCGAAGCGAAGCAGGAGATCGCGGCACTGGAAGTGCTCGCGGAAGCCTGTGCCCGCCACGGTGCGCTGCTGGCCGTGAACGACCGCGCAGACGTCGCCCTGGCTGTCGGCGCCGACGTGTTCCACCTGGGCCAGGACGACATCCCGGTGCCGCTGGCGCGCCGGATCCTCGGCGAGGACGTGGTGATCGGCCGTTCGACGCATTCGGCCGAACAGGCCCAGGCCGCCGAGGCCGAGGACGGCGTGGACTACTTCTGCACCGGCCCGTGCTGGCCGACGCCGACCAAGCCCGGCCGGTTCGCCCCCGGCCTCGACCTGGTGCGCGCGACCGCTGCGGCCGGGCCGGCGCGGCCGTGGTTCGCCATCGGCGGGATCGACCTGGAGCGGCTGCCCGAGGTCCTCGACGCCGGCGCGTCGCGGATCGTGGTGGTCCGCGCGATCACCGAGGCCGAGGACCCCAAGGCTGCCGCCCGGACGTTGAAGAGCCGGCTGGGCTGA
- the thiO gene encoding glycine oxidase ThiO, translated as MSENLTVVGGGVIGLSAAWRAARRGHHVTVFDPEPARGGASWLAGGMLAPVTEAWPGEEHVLSLGEESLRRWPLFARELAAEGTDPGLAEHGTIVVAFDSADAGHLDILAGYLRSLGRDVEQLTGREARRLAPGVGAVRGGLHVPGDLAVDNRKLLTALFDACVRRGVEFRRERVEGLDGVAPVVLAAGAWTGRLHPLLESAVRPLKGEILRLRPRRGCLPPPPYTVRAMVEGRPIYLVPRADGELVLGATQYEAGFDQAVTARGVRELLEGAERILPGITEYELVEIAAGLRAASHDALPYVGELGEGVFAATGHHRNGLLMAPVTADAVVAWLAGEPPPDEIGAATPARLLEKERV; from the coding sequence TTGAGCGAGAACCTGACCGTCGTCGGCGGCGGTGTGATCGGGCTGTCCGCGGCCTGGCGCGCGGCCCGGCGCGGCCACCACGTCACGGTCTTCGACCCCGAGCCCGCCCGCGGCGGGGCGTCCTGGCTGGCCGGCGGGATGCTGGCGCCGGTGACCGAGGCGTGGCCCGGTGAGGAGCACGTGCTGAGCCTCGGCGAGGAGTCGCTGCGGCGCTGGCCGTTGTTCGCCCGCGAGCTGGCCGCCGAGGGCACTGACCCGGGCCTGGCCGAGCACGGGACGATCGTCGTCGCGTTCGACAGCGCAGACGCCGGGCACCTGGACATCCTGGCCGGTTACCTGCGCTCGCTGGGCCGCGACGTCGAGCAGCTCACCGGCCGGGAGGCGCGGCGGCTCGCGCCCGGCGTCGGCGCCGTCCGCGGTGGCCTGCACGTGCCCGGTGACCTGGCCGTGGACAACCGGAAACTGCTCACCGCGCTGTTCGACGCGTGCGTCCGGCGCGGGGTGGAATTCCGCCGGGAACGGGTGGAGGGCCTCGACGGCGTCGCGCCGGTGGTGCTCGCCGCCGGGGCCTGGACCGGGCGGCTGCACCCGCTGCTGGAGTCCGCTGTCCGGCCGTTGAAGGGCGAGATCCTGCGGCTGCGCCCGCGCCGCGGCTGCCTGCCGCCCCCGCCATACACCGTGCGCGCGATGGTCGAGGGCCGGCCGATCTACCTCGTCCCGCGCGCCGACGGCGAGCTGGTGCTGGGCGCGACGCAGTACGAGGCGGGCTTCGACCAGGCCGTCACCGCGCGTGGGGTGCGTGAGCTGCTGGAAGGCGCGGAACGGATCCTGCCCGGCATCACCGAGTACGAGCTGGTCGAGATCGCCGCCGGGCTGCGGGCCGCGAGCCACGACGCCCTCCCGTACGTCGGGGAACTGGGCGAAGGCGTCTTCGCGGCGACCGGGCACCACCGCAACGGGCTGCTGATGGCCCCGGTGACCGCGGACGCCGTGGTCGCCTGGCTGGCCGGGGAGCCGCCGCCGGACGAGATCGGCGCGGCCACGCCCGCCCGCCTGTTGGAGAAGGAGCGAGTCTGA
- a CDS encoding MFS transporter, with protein sequence MARGVLWTTILGSGMAMLDGSVVNVALPRIGEELQASVAGLQWILDGYLLALAALILVAGSLGDRYGRRRVYLVGVVWFGVASGLCAAATSTEMLVAFRILQGIGGALLTPGSLAILQSSFAHDDRARAIGAWSGLGGIAAAVGPLVGGLLVQVWSWRLAFLINLPVAVIVVLMARRYVPESRDTAATGHPDFGAAAIGALGLAGVTGALVEAPGRGIGDPIVLVALVVGVLGLGAFVWLQHRSREPLVPPSLFRDRTFTLSNALTFVVYAGLGGVLMLMVMQLQVSLGYSPTAAGLAGLPITIIMLLLSGRSGALAQRIGPRLQLVVGPIVVGAGMLLLMRVEPGSSYLGSVLPAVVVFGLGLATVVAPVTATVLAAAPDRYAGVASGVNNAIARSGGLLAVAVLPAAAGLTGSAYRDPVALTAGWRMALLICAVLAVAGGLIALGIHNGVLGAGAGETGSADADTAVAEDTGPATAHPAEESPHPGDCFHCGVEGPPTYIRPVKSS encoded by the coding sequence ATGGCCAGGGGCGTGCTCTGGACGACGATCCTCGGCTCGGGCATGGCGATGCTCGACGGCAGCGTGGTCAACGTCGCGCTGCCGCGGATCGGCGAGGAGCTGCAAGCCTCCGTCGCGGGCCTGCAGTGGATCCTCGACGGCTACCTGCTCGCGCTGGCCGCCCTGATCCTGGTCGCGGGCTCCCTCGGCGACCGCTACGGGCGGCGTCGCGTGTACCTCGTGGGCGTGGTGTGGTTCGGCGTCGCCTCCGGGCTGTGCGCCGCCGCGACGTCCACCGAGATGCTGGTGGCGTTCCGGATCCTGCAGGGCATCGGCGGCGCGCTGCTCACCCCCGGCTCGCTGGCGATCCTGCAGTCCTCGTTCGCGCACGACGACCGGGCCCGCGCGATCGGCGCGTGGTCCGGGCTCGGCGGCATCGCCGCGGCGGTCGGCCCGCTGGTCGGCGGCCTGCTGGTACAGGTCTGGTCGTGGCGGCTGGCGTTCCTGATCAACCTGCCGGTGGCGGTGATCGTGGTGCTGATGGCGCGCCGTTACGTGCCGGAGTCGCGGGACACCGCGGCCACCGGCCACCCGGACTTCGGCGCCGCCGCGATCGGCGCCCTCGGGCTCGCCGGGGTGACCGGCGCGCTGGTGGAGGCGCCCGGCCGCGGCATCGGCGACCCGATCGTGCTGGTCGCGCTGGTCGTCGGCGTGCTCGGGCTCGGCGCGTTCGTCTGGCTCCAGCACCGCTCGCGCGAGCCGCTGGTGCCGCCTTCGCTGTTCCGCGACCGCACGTTCACGCTGTCCAACGCGCTGACGTTCGTGGTCTACGCCGGGCTCGGCGGCGTGCTGATGCTGATGGTGATGCAGCTGCAGGTCTCGCTGGGCTACTCGCCGACCGCGGCCGGGCTCGCCGGGCTGCCGATCACGATCATCATGCTGCTGCTCTCGGGCCGCTCCGGCGCGCTCGCGCAGCGCATCGGGCCGCGGCTGCAGCTGGTCGTCGGCCCGATCGTGGTGGGGGCCGGGATGCTGCTGCTGATGCGCGTCGAACCCGGCTCGTCCTACCTCGGCTCGGTGCTGCCCGCCGTGGTCGTGTTCGGCCTCGGCCTGGCGACGGTGGTGGCCCCGGTGACCGCGACGGTGCTCGCGGCGGCCCCGGACCGCTACGCCGGCGTCGCCTCGGGGGTCAACAACGCGATCGCCCGATCGGGTGGACTTCTGGCAGTGGCCGTGCTGCCCGCCGCGGCCGGGCTGACGGGTTCCGCCTACCGCGACCCGGTCGCGCTGACCGCGGGCTGGCGGATGGCCCTGCTCATCTGCGCCGTGCTGGCGGTAGCGGGCGGCCTCATCGCGTTGGGGATTCACAACGGCGTGCTCGGCGCCGGGGCCGGCGAGACCGGCTCTGCCGACGCCGACACCGCGGTCGCCGAGGACACCGGGCCGGCCACGGCCCATCCGGCCGAGGAGTCGCCGCACCCGGGCGACTGCTTCCACTGCGGCGTCGAAGGCCCGCCGACCTACATCCGCCCGGTGAAGAGCTCGTGA
- a CDS encoding GntR family transcriptional regulator yields the protein MLETSPAGEAGTAAGVRGQREPKYWALKQHLLDLLDALPPGSPIPTERALAGEFTVSRTTVRQALADLTAEGRLHRVQGKGTFAAEPKLAQRLQLSSYTEDMRKQGLKPSSKLIELEELAVEGELSKLLAIRAGAKILRLRRLRLADSQPMALETTHLPLGRFRGLRKHITAGGSLYAVLREHYGVELERAEETIETSLAGPQEAEMLGADVGMPVLMLTRHSFATDGKPVEFARAIYRGDRYKFVTTLLP from the coding sequence ATGTTGGAGACATCCCCCGCGGGTGAGGCGGGGACTGCCGCGGGTGTGCGCGGGCAGCGCGAACCCAAGTACTGGGCGCTGAAGCAGCATCTGCTGGATCTGCTCGACGCCCTGCCGCCGGGTTCGCCGATCCCGACGGAACGGGCGCTGGCGGGCGAGTTCACCGTGTCCCGCACGACGGTGCGCCAGGCGCTGGCGGACCTGACCGCCGAGGGCCGGCTGCACCGCGTCCAGGGCAAGGGCACTTTCGCCGCGGAGCCGAAGCTCGCGCAGCGGCTCCAGCTCTCGTCGTACACCGAGGACATGCGCAAGCAGGGCCTGAAGCCGTCGTCGAAACTGATCGAGCTCGAGGAGCTGGCGGTCGAGGGCGAGCTGTCGAAGCTGCTGGCGATCCGCGCGGGCGCGAAGATCCTCCGCCTCCGGCGGCTGCGGCTGGCCGATTCCCAGCCGATGGCACTGGAGACCACGCACCTGCCGCTAGGCCGGTTCCGTGGGCTGCGCAAGCACATCACGGCGGGCGGCTCGCTGTACGCGGTGCTGCGCGAGCACTACGGAGTCGAGCTGGAGCGCGCGGAGGAGACGATCGAGACCTCGCTCGCCGGCCCGCAGGAGGCCGAGATGCTCGGCGCGGACGTCGGCATGCCGGTGCTGATGCTGACCCGGCACTCGTTCGCCACCGACGGCAAGCCGGTGGAGTTCGCCAGGGCGATCTACCGCGGCGACCGCTACAAGTTCGTCACGACACTGCTTCCGTAG
- a CDS encoding phosphatidylinositol-specific phospholipase C domain-containing protein has product MKISSVVVVVGALVAAALTGATAASADSPKISHVTTVGVHNTYDPAAYPYLAQALDNGSSLIELDVWPDIITHEWKVSHSNPLGNSNNCVAASSAADLYSGGTNKDLEYCLDDIRIWLAAHPGHTPLTLKLEMKTGFSTNTGLGPDSIDAAFRAHLGGAVFKPADLLGSYATLDDASKADNWPSVDSLRGKVLTEIIPGTVEEGNPTDTLHTDVEYGNYLLAQKAAGKLGDVQIFPTVHNAAPGDPRDKYTAELKPWFVVFDGDASAWVTQTGPGWYDSNHYYLVMTDGQNVAPAIDDHNPTVDQANQRVADLAKQHASVVTSDWTGLTTVLPQVLTRG; this is encoded by the coding sequence ATGAAGATTTCCTCAGTGGTCGTGGTGGTCGGCGCGCTGGTCGCGGCGGCACTGACCGGGGCGACCGCGGCGAGCGCGGACAGCCCGAAGATCTCGCACGTGACGACGGTCGGCGTGCACAACACCTACGACCCCGCGGCGTACCCGTATCTGGCGCAGGCGCTGGACAACGGCTCGTCGCTGATCGAGCTGGACGTGTGGCCGGACATCATCACGCACGAGTGGAAGGTGAGCCACTCCAACCCGCTGGGCAACTCGAACAACTGCGTCGCCGCGTCCTCGGCGGCCGACCTGTACTCCGGCGGCACCAACAAGGATCTCGAGTACTGCCTCGACGACATCCGGATCTGGCTCGCCGCGCACCCCGGGCACACGCCGCTCACGCTGAAGCTGGAGATGAAAACGGGCTTCTCCACCAACACCGGTCTCGGCCCGGACTCGATCGACGCCGCCTTCCGCGCGCACCTCGGCGGCGCCGTCTTCAAGCCCGCGGACCTGCTCGGCAGCTACGCGACCCTCGACGACGCGTCCAAAGCGGACAATTGGCCGAGCGTGGACTCCTTGCGCGGCAAGGTGCTGACGGAGATCATCCCGGGCACGGTGGAGGAGGGGAACCCGACCGACACGCTGCACACCGACGTCGAGTACGGGAACTACCTGCTGGCGCAGAAGGCCGCCGGCAAGCTGGGCGACGTCCAGATCTTCCCGACCGTGCACAACGCGGCCCCCGGCGACCCGCGGGACAAGTACACCGCGGAACTCAAGCCGTGGTTCGTGGTCTTCGACGGTGACGCCAGCGCGTGGGTCACGCAGACCGGGCCCGGCTGGTACGACAGCAACCACTACTACCTGGTGATGACCGACGGGCAGAACGTGGCACCCGCGATCGACGACCACAACCCGACCGTCGACCAGGCCAACCAGCGCGTGGCGGATCTGGCCAAGCAGCACGCCTCCGTGGTCACGTCCGACTGGACGGGCCTGACCACGGTGCTGCCGCAGGTGCTCACCCGCGGCTGA
- a CDS encoding winged helix-turn-helix transcriptional regulator gives METSCDQDGPWDVYLKSCPCRDVLDLLANKWTALVLGALARSPHRFGELRWAVDGISQKMLTQNLRTLERDGFITRTVYPTTPPTVEYALTKMGAEVGAHLIALSSWSQANFDRIRDARSTYDNRTLEPVT, from the coding sequence ATGGAAACTAGCTGCGACCAGGACGGACCCTGGGACGTCTACCTCAAGAGCTGCCCCTGCCGCGACGTGCTCGACCTGCTCGCGAACAAGTGGACGGCGCTGGTGCTCGGTGCGCTCGCGCGGAGCCCGCACCGTTTCGGCGAGCTGCGCTGGGCCGTCGACGGCATCAGCCAGAAGATGCTGACGCAAAACCTCCGCACCCTGGAGCGCGACGGCTTCATCACGCGCACGGTGTACCCGACCACTCCGCCGACGGTGGAGTACGCGCTCACCAAGATGGGCGCCGAGGTCGGCGCGCACCTCATCGCCCTCAGCTCGTGGTCCCAGGCCAACTTCGACCGCATCCGCGACGCCCGCTCGACCTACGACAACCGGACGCTGGAGCCGGTCACCTAG
- a CDS encoding threonine ammonia-lyase: MRLVTISDIEAAAQRVTGTAVRTPLLRQPWVSGELWLKPESLQQIGAFKIRGAYNAIAALEDTDRARGVVAYSSGNHAQAVAYSAHTFGIPAVIVVPDVAPRLKVDATRRWGAEVVEVPIAEQAPAALAIAQERGLTLIPPFDHLDVIAGQGTIGLEIAADLPDVDTVLVPVSGGGLAAGIGTAIKALCPEAKVYGVEPELAADSAESLRAGHRVEWPMERRARTIADGLRAQPSELTFAHLRTVLDGIVTVTEDEIRDTVRALARQARLIAEPSGATAAAAFLHHAGELPGGRTVAVVSGGNIDPALLAELLA; this comes from the coding sequence ATGCGACTCGTGACGATCTCCGATATTGAGGCGGCCGCCCAGCGGGTGACGGGCACCGCCGTGCGCACGCCGCTGCTTCGCCAGCCCTGGGTTTCCGGTGAGCTGTGGTTGAAACCCGAGAGCCTGCAACAGATCGGCGCGTTCAAGATCCGCGGCGCGTACAACGCGATCGCCGCACTCGAAGACACGGACCGCGCTCGCGGCGTCGTCGCGTATTCGAGCGGTAACCACGCGCAGGCGGTGGCGTACTCGGCGCACACCTTCGGGATCCCGGCCGTGATCGTGGTCCCGGACGTGGCGCCGCGGCTCAAAGTGGACGCCACCCGCCGCTGGGGCGCGGAGGTCGTGGAGGTGCCCATCGCCGAGCAGGCGCCGGCCGCGCTGGCCATCGCGCAGGAGCGCGGGCTGACGCTGATCCCGCCGTTCGATCACCTCGACGTGATCGCCGGGCAGGGCACCATCGGCCTGGAAATCGCCGCCGACCTGCCGGACGTCGACACCGTGCTGGTGCCGGTGAGCGGCGGCGGACTCGCCGCGGGCATCGGCACGGCGATCAAGGCGCTGTGCCCGGAAGCGAAGGTCTACGGCGTAGAGCCGGAGCTGGCCGCGGACTCGGCCGAGAGCCTCCGGGCCGGCCACCGCGTCGAGTGGCCGATGGAGCGGCGCGCCCGGACGATCGCCGACGGCCTGCGCGCGCAGCCCTCCGAGCTCACGTTCGCGCACCTGCGGACGGTGCTCGACGGCATCGTCACGGTGACCGAAGACGAGATCCGCGACACCGTGCGCGCCCTCGCCCGGCAGGCCCGGCTGATCGCCGAGCCGAGCGGGGCGACCGCCGCCGCCGCGTTCCTGCACCACGCCGGCGAGCTGCCGGGCGGGCGCACGGTGGCCGTGGTCTCCGGCGGGAACATCGACCCCGCGCTGCTGGCGGAGCTGCTCGCGTAA
- a CDS encoding MarR family winged helix-turn-helix transcriptional regulator, whose translation MTLTSVQDVAGRLYLAVGRLSRSLRQAGVPGPGHGAISALATLVHSGQLRLGDLAAKEGVAAATMSRIIATLVESGYVTRESDPVDRRAWLARATEEGERLVSGVRSTRVQELNRRLDRLAPEDREAITAALPALEALLSDEV comes from the coding sequence GTGACCCTCACTTCGGTCCAGGATGTCGCGGGCCGGTTGTACCTCGCCGTCGGCCGGCTTTCGCGATCGCTGCGGCAGGCGGGGGTCCCCGGGCCCGGGCACGGCGCCATCTCGGCGCTCGCCACGCTGGTGCACTCCGGGCAGCTGCGCCTCGGCGACCTCGCGGCGAAGGAGGGCGTCGCGGCGGCCACCATGTCGCGCATCATCGCCACGCTCGTCGAGTCCGGGTACGTGACGCGCGAGTCCGACCCGGTCGACCGCCGCGCCTGGCTCGCCCGCGCGACGGAAGAGGGCGAGCGGCTCGTCTCCGGCGTCCGGTCCACCCGGGTGCAGGAGCTGAACCGGCGGCTCGACCGGCTGGCCCCCGAGGACCGTGAGGCCATCACCGCCGCGCTGCCCGCGCTGGAGGCCCTGCTCTCCGACGAGGTCTAA
- a CDS encoding NADP-dependent oxidoreductase, with the protein MRVVTQREFGGPEVLQVIEAARPVPGPTEVLVRVHAAGINPVDWKSRAHAVFLGEPPYTLGWDVSGVVEEAGFGATGVREGDEVLGMPWFPREAAAYAEYVTAPSRHFVRKPAGISHAEAAGLPLAGLTAWQALVDVAGVQSGQRVLVDAAAGGVGHLAVQIAKARGAYVLGTASAAKHDFLRSIGVDEPIDYRDESATAADVDIVLGLVGEDSDLRWLPSLAKGGLLVAVPGGVGEKAAAEASQRGVRAEGILVEPDQIGLLGLVELIEAGKLAVHVDQAFPLEDVAKAHEVGESGRVTGKLVLTTI; encoded by the coding sequence ATGCGCGTGGTGACCCAGCGGGAGTTCGGCGGCCCGGAGGTGCTGCAGGTGATCGAGGCCGCCCGCCCGGTGCCCGGCCCGACCGAGGTGCTGGTGCGCGTGCACGCCGCCGGCATCAACCCGGTCGACTGGAAGTCGCGCGCCCACGCGGTGTTCCTCGGCGAGCCGCCGTACACGCTCGGCTGGGACGTCTCCGGTGTCGTCGAGGAGGCGGGCTTCGGCGCGACCGGCGTGCGCGAAGGTGACGAAGTCCTTGGCATGCCGTGGTTTCCGCGCGAGGCGGCGGCGTACGCGGAGTACGTGACGGCGCCGTCACGGCACTTCGTGCGCAAGCCGGCCGGGATCTCGCACGCCGAGGCCGCCGGGCTGCCGCTGGCCGGATTGACCGCGTGGCAGGCGCTGGTGGACGTCGCGGGAGTCCAGAGTGGACAGCGGGTGCTCGTGGACGCGGCCGCGGGCGGCGTCGGCCACCTCGCCGTGCAGATCGCCAAGGCGCGCGGCGCATACGTGCTCGGCACGGCCAGCGCGGCGAAGCACGATTTCCTGCGGTCGATCGGCGTCGACGAGCCGATCGACTACCGCGACGAGAGCGCGACGGCCGCCGACGTCGACATCGTCCTCGGGCTGGTCGGCGAGGACAGCGACCTGCGCTGGCTGCCGTCGTTGGCCAAGGGCGGCCTGCTGGTCGCCGTGCCCGGCGGCGTCGGCGAAAAAGCCGCGGCCGAAGCGTCGCAGCGAGGCGTGCGCGCGGAGGGGATCCTGGTGGAGCCCGACCAGATCGGCCTGCTCGGCCTCGTCGAGCTGATCGAGGCGGGCAAGCTCGCCGTGCACGTCGACCAGGCTTTCCCGCTCGAAGACGTGGCGAAGGCTCACGAAGTCGGCGAATCCGGGCGGGTGACCGGCAAGCTGGTTCTCACCACCATCTGA
- the thiS gene encoding sulfur carrier protein ThiS: MEIKVNGSWCEFPDDTTVADVLDAKGAARQGVAVAVNGEVVPRGAWADSVVPKGASIDVLTAVQGG; encoded by the coding sequence ATGGAGATCAAGGTCAACGGCAGCTGGTGCGAGTTCCCGGACGACACCACGGTCGCCGACGTCCTCGACGCGAAGGGGGCCGCGCGCCAGGGCGTGGCCGTCGCGGTGAACGGCGAGGTCGTCCCGCGCGGCGCGTGGGCGGACTCGGTGGTGCCGAAGGGCGCGAGCATCGACGTGCTGACCGCGGTCCAGGGAGGTTGA